AGCCTTGGACCAATAAAAGAGTTTTCCACGCTTTTGTTTCAATCTCTACCCTTAAAAAAGAAAAAAGTTTCCAATAAATTTGCCTGAAAAAGGACAGGATTAAAGAGGGGGCAATTGTGAAAAGAACTGTTGTGATCATACTGTTACTAACAGTGTTTTCAGCCGATTCTGAAATTATAACTGTTTCGGGACAAAGGTGCACAGATATCCAATTTGCCTTGAACAAGGCTGCTCATGGAGATACGGTTTTTTTACCTGAAGGAAATTATTTGTTCAGAAATACCGTAAATATTCATAAAGAAGTGTATTTAAAGGGAAGTGGTGCAGAGAAAAGCCGTATACAGCGCAGCTCAAACGCCACAGGAGAATTTTGGTTTATAACGGTGGATGGATCATTAGGACGGCCGGTTAGGATCTCGGGGCTTGGTTTTTATGGAAACTCACCGAACGAAACTCCCGGAATAAGGCTGCAAAATGAAGTGTTAGACTTCAGGATCGATAATTGTGTTTTCAAATTGTGCAACAGACGGGCTATTGAGATTCGTGGCGGGGGCCGGGGAGTCATTGATAATAATAAATTTATTGATAACTGGCCTACAGCAGTGGTAATATATGGAAAAGGTGATGAGGCATGGGATAGTGAACTTGCCTTGGGGAGCGAAAACGCTGTTTTTGTTGAAGATAACTATTTTGTGCAAAATGAAATTCCTCAAATAAATATGGCTCATCATATTGCATCTAACAATGGCTCAAGGTATGTTTTCCGTTATAACAAAATCAGTGATGGCCAATTGGCCTCACACTCAATAGATGCCCATGGTAATAAATTTTACTGGCCCAGGGGAAGCAGAAGCTACGAAATTTATGAAAATATCATAAAAGCTAAACATAGATGGGCTGGAATTAACATTAGGGGTGGTGACGGTGTTATATTTAATAACAGGTTTTATGGAAGTTTCGTTTCTCCTATTCACCTGATGCATGAAAGCAACAGTGGAGATGGTAATTGTGTGTATCCCTGTGAAGACCAGATCAGAAAACTGTATATTTGGGGTAATGTGATTAACGGAGATGAGGTTGAGGTTTTTGTAAGACACCCTGAAATAGTTAAAGAAAACAGGGACTATAAAGTACAGAAACTCC
This window of the Chitinispirillales bacterium ANBcel5 genome carries:
- a CDS encoding glycosyl hydrolase family 28-related protein; amino-acid sequence: MKRTVVIILLLTVFSADSEIITVSGQRCTDIQFALNKAAHGDTVFLPEGNYLFRNTVNIHKEVYLKGSGAEKSRIQRSSNATGEFWFITVDGSLGRPVRISGLGFYGNSPNETPGIRLQNEVLDFRIDNCVFKLCNRRAIEIRGGGRGVIDNNKFIDNWPTAVVIYGKGDEAWDSELALGSENAVFVEDNYFVQNEIPQINMAHHIASNNGSRYVFRYNKISDGQLASHSIDAHGNKFYWPRGSRSYEIYENIIKAKHRWAGINIRGGDGVIFNNRFYGSFVSPIHLMHESNSGDGNCVYPCEDQIRKLYIWGNVINGDEVEVFVRHPEIVKENRDYKVQKLPGYKPYTYPHPLRGEE